Proteins co-encoded in one Christiangramia fulva genomic window:
- a CDS encoding ATP-dependent Clp protease ATP-binding subunit, which translates to MDDNFSPRVKDVIAYSKEEALRLGHDFIGTEHLMLGLLRDGDGKAIEILNALEVDLGHLRRKVEILSPANPSNVSISNEKRNLHLTRQAERALKTTFLEAKLFQSSSINTAHLLLCILRNENDPTTKLLNKLKIDYDGVKDQFKYMIASDENDFTDSPSAESFSDDDTSGDEATRENPFSSSGSGGTGKTSKKSKTPVLDNFGRDLTALAEADKLDPVVGREKEIERVSQILSRRKKNNPLLIGEPGVGKSAIAEGLALRIVKRKVSRILFDKRVVTLDLASLVAGTKYRGQFEERMKAVMNELEKNDNIILFIDEIHTIVGAGGATGSLDASNMFKPALARGEIQCIGATTLDEYRQYIEKDGALERRFQKVIVEPTTVEETIEILNNIKNKYEEHHNVVYTPEAIDACVKLTNRYMTDRFLPDKAIDALDESGSRVHITNIDVPKQILDLERRLEQVRENKNSVVKKQKYEEAAKLRDDEKNLEKELSIAQEKWEEESKKHKETVSEESVADVVSMMTGIPVNRIAQTESNKLVELPKKIKGKVIGQDEAVGKVVRAIQRNRAGLKDPNKPIGSFIFLGQTGVGKTQLAKVLARELFDNEDSLIRIDMSEYMEKFAVSRLIGAPPGYVGYEEGGQLTEKVRRKPYAVILLDEVEKAHPDVFNMLLQVLDDGYLTDSLGRKIDFRNTIIIMTSNIGARKLKDFGQGVGFGTSAKKSQVDENARSVIENALKKAFAPEFLNRIDDVVIFNTLEREDIHKIIDIELAKLFERIRDLGYNLNLTNKAKDFIAEKGFDKEYGARPLNRAIQKYIEDALAEEIITSNLKEGDTIEMDLDEKNDALNIKIVKSVKETES; encoded by the coding sequence ATGGATGATAATTTTTCACCAAGAGTAAAAGATGTGATTGCGTACAGCAAGGAAGAAGCATTGAGACTCGGCCACGATTTTATCGGGACTGAACATCTTATGCTTGGTTTGCTGCGAGATGGAGATGGAAAAGCTATAGAAATATTGAATGCTCTGGAAGTAGACCTTGGACACCTGCGACGTAAAGTCGAGATCTTGAGTCCGGCGAACCCCAGTAATGTGTCGATAAGTAATGAAAAACGCAACCTGCACCTAACCAGGCAGGCAGAGCGCGCATTGAAAACAACATTTCTTGAAGCTAAATTATTTCAAAGTTCCTCAATAAATACCGCACACTTACTGCTGTGTATTCTGAGAAATGAAAACGACCCTACAACTAAACTTTTGAACAAATTGAAGATCGATTACGACGGAGTAAAAGACCAGTTTAAATATATGATCGCCAGCGATGAGAATGATTTTACCGACAGCCCTTCTGCGGAATCTTTCTCAGATGACGATACCTCAGGTGATGAGGCCACCCGGGAAAATCCGTTTAGCAGCAGTGGAAGCGGCGGCACCGGAAAAACTTCCAAAAAATCGAAAACACCCGTTCTCGATAACTTCGGAAGGGACCTGACCGCATTGGCCGAAGCCGATAAACTGGATCCTGTAGTTGGTCGTGAAAAAGAAATTGAAAGGGTTTCCCAGATACTTAGCCGACGAAAAAAGAATAATCCGCTGTTGATCGGTGAACCCGGTGTGGGTAAATCGGCAATCGCTGAAGGACTTGCATTAAGAATTGTAAAACGAAAAGTGTCAAGAATCCTTTTTGACAAAAGAGTGGTTACCCTTGACCTTGCAAGCCTGGTTGCGGGAACTAAATATCGCGGACAGTTCGAGGAACGAATGAAAGCAGTAATGAACGAGCTGGAAAAGAATGATAATATAATTCTTTTCATAGATGAGATCCATACGATCGTTGGTGCCGGTGGTGCTACGGGAAGTCTGGACGCCAGCAATATGTTCAAACCTGCACTTGCACGTGGAGAAATTCAATGTATTGGAGCTACGACTCTCGATGAATATAGACAGTACATCGAGAAAGACGGTGCCCTGGAAAGAAGGTTTCAGAAGGTGATCGTAGAACCTACCACGGTTGAAGAAACTATTGAAATTCTTAACAATATCAAGAATAAATACGAAGAACATCATAATGTCGTGTACACACCTGAGGCGATCGATGCCTGCGTGAAACTCACTAACAGATATATGACCGACCGTTTTCTTCCAGATAAGGCGATCGATGCCCTGGATGAATCCGGATCACGGGTACATATAACTAATATAGATGTTCCCAAGCAGATACTTGATTTGGAAAGGAGACTTGAACAGGTTCGGGAAAATAAAAATTCTGTTGTTAAAAAACAGAAATATGAAGAAGCTGCGAAGTTGCGTGATGATGAGAAGAACCTTGAGAAGGAACTAAGCATTGCACAGGAAAAATGGGAAGAAGAATCGAAAAAACATAAAGAAACAGTTTCTGAAGAAAGTGTCGCTGATGTTGTATCGATGATGACCGGAATTCCTGTTAATAGAATTGCTCAAACCGAAAGCAACAAACTGGTAGAACTTCCAAAGAAAATCAAAGGAAAAGTTATTGGTCAGGATGAGGCCGTTGGCAAAGTGGTGCGCGCAATCCAGCGTAACCGTGCCGGGCTTAAAGATCCGAATAAGCCAATTGGTTCTTTTATTTTCCTTGGGCAGACAGGTGTAGGTAAAACCCAGCTGGCAAAGGTTCTGGCCCGCGAACTTTTTGACAATGAAGATTCTCTTATTAGAATTGACATGAGCGAATACATGGAGAAATTCGCTGTTTCCAGATTGATCGGAGCCCCTCCGGGATATGTGGGATATGAAGAAGGTGGACAGTTAACCGAAAAAGTAAGAAGGAAGCCTTACGCGGTAATTCTTCTGGATGAGGTTGAAAAAGCCCACCCTGATGTATTTAATATGTTATTGCAGGTTCTGGACGATGGTTATCTTACGGATAGCCTTGGCAGAAAAATCGATTTCCGCAATACCATTATCATCATGACATCCAATATCGGAGCAAGAAAGCTTAAAGATTTTGGTCAGGGAGTTGGTTTTGGTACTTCAGCGAAGAAATCACAGGTTGATGAGAATGCTCGAAGCGTGATCGAAAATGCTCTTAAAAAAGCCTTTGCTCCTGAATTTCTTAACCGTATCGATGATGTTGTGATCTTTAATACGCTTGAGCGGGAAGACATTCACAAGATCATAGATATCGAGCTTGCCAAGCTTTTTGAAAGGATCAGGGACCTAGGTTATAACCTTAATCTTACCAATAAAGCGAAAGATTTTATCGCCGAAAAAGGTTTTGATAAGGAGTATGGTGCAAGACCTTTAAACAGAGCTATTCAGAAATATATCGAAGACGCTTTGGCGGAAGAGATAATCACCTCCAACCTTAAGGAAGGAGATACTATTGAGATGGATCTCGATGAAAAAAATGATGCGCTCAATATTAAAATTGTGAAATCTGTTAAAGAAACTGAATCTTGA